The Parcubacteria group bacterium ADurb.Bin159 genomic interval GTCTTAGAAATTTCTTCTTTTCAATTAGAATTATTAAACCGGATCAAACCAAAAATTGCTATTATTACTAATCTATTTACTGACCACTTAAACCGTTATGGAACAATGAAACAATACGCCAAAACAAAAGCCAGAATATTTAAAAATCAAGATAAAAATGATTATTTAATTTTAAATTACGATAATCAGTGGACAAAATACTTTTTATCTCTCAAGCCAAAAAGTAAAATTTATTTTATTTCTCATCAGCCTTTACCATTAAACAAAAATGGAATTTTTTTCAAAAACAACAAGTTGTATTTTCAAGAAAATAAAAAAATAATTGGTGATTTTTCAATCAAAGATTTTTTCGAAAAGCAAGGCCGGCATAATTTAGAAAATTTTATGTTTGCCGCTCTGGCAGGTAATATTTTTGGCTTGTCTTTAAAGCAAATAGAAAAAGGCGTAGAGATGCTGCCCCAGATCAAATTTCGACAAGAAATTGTCTATAGAAATAAAAATCTGATGATTATTAACGATAGCGCTGCTACTTCTCCTGAGGCCACGCAAGCCGCCTTGGAAAGATTTAAAAAAGAAAATCTTTATTTAATTACTGGTGGAACTGACAAAAATTTAAAATTCAATAATTTAGCTAAAAAAATTAACCAATATCTTCCGACTAAACATTTGATTTTATTAGAGGGCTCAGCCACAGAAAAATTAATTAAAGAATTAAAAAAAGAAAATTATTCTAAAAAATATTTTCTTTTGAACTCGCTAGAAGGATGCTTAAAACAAACTCTTAGTTTAATTTCCCGGCATAAAAAAACAGTTATTTTATTTTCACCCGCTTCTGCCAGTTTTGAAAAATTTCAAAACGAGTTTGACCGAGGAGAAAAATTTAATCAATTAATAATAAAATATTTCTTTTAAATTGATTATTATTTAACATTACGATAAAATTAGAAAAAATTAATTTAAAGAAATATTTATTTAAATGGCAATGGATTTAAAATTATTATATTTTTTAAACAGTTTTGTAGGGAAATCAAAATTTATTGACGCGCTTATTATTTTTTTTGGGCAGTATTTTTCTTATCTTCTTATTATCATTTTTTGTCTATTTCTTTATTTTTTAAAGCGTGATCAAAAAACGAAATTGTCTTCTTTTATAATCACCATTGTTTCAGCCCTTGTATTAAGTTCTGCTTTAACCTATTTAATTCGATTTTTGTATCATCGGCCTCGACCCTTTGTTGCCCTTTCTATTAAAAACCTTTTAGTAGAAACCTCTTATTCCTTTCCTTCTCATCACGCTACTTTTTTCTTTACAATGGCGACAGTGATTTATTTATATAATAAGAATTGGGGGAAAGGATTTTTTATTGCTGCTTTAATTATCTGCCTTAGCCGCGTTGTTGCCGGTATCCATTATCCTTCTGATATTCTTGGGGGGATGATCATTGGTGTTTTAGTGGGATACTCAACATCCTGTTTAATAAAAAAACTTTCTCTTTAAATTCTGCCTAAGTTCAAACCCATAATAGAAAATGGAAAATGGAAATTTTACCAGTTATTAGTTGTCATTGTCATTGTTATTGTTATTGTTAATTATCAGTTGTTAGTTAACTCGTTAATTCGTTAACCCGTTAACTAAATAATAATACCCAAATATTGATTGATAATTGAAAATTGATATCTGCTAATGTTTTAATTATTTATGGTATACTATCATAATGATGGTGCGCCAAGTCTTTGAATCTAAGAAAAAATAAAGATATGAAATTCTTTTTTACTATTTTTATTATTATTTTTCTTGTTTTATTTTGTCTTTTTAATGGTCTGGCTTTTGGAGATCTTGTTGAATATAAAGCGAGCTCTTTTTACAATGCTTTGTCAAAAGAAATTTCTACACCGCCAGAATTAAC includes:
- the bcrC_2 gene encoding Undecaprenyl-diphosphatase BcrC; translated protein: MAMDLKLLYFLNSFVGKSKFIDALIIFFGQYFSYLLIIIFCLFLYFLKRDQKTKLSSFIITIVSALVLSSALTYLIRFLYHRPRPFVALSIKNLLVETSYSFPSHHATFFFTMATVIYLYNKNWGKGFFIAALIICLSRVVAGIHYPSDILGGMIIGVLVGYSTSCLIKKLSL
- the murD_2 gene encoding UDP-N-acetylmuramoylalanine--D-glutamate ligase, whose translation is MKQYAKTKARIFKNQDKNDYLILNYDNQWTKYFLSLKPKSKIYFISHQPLPLNKNGIFFKNNKLYFQENKKIIGDFSIKDFFEKQGRHNLENFMFAALAGNIFGLSLKQIEKGVEMLPQIKFRQEIVYRNKNLMIINDSAATSPEATQAALERFKKENLYLITGGTDKNLKFNNLAKKINQYLPTKHLILLEGSATEKLIKELKKENYSKKYFLLNSLEGCLKQTLSLISRHKKTVILFSPASASFEKFQNEFDRGEKFNQLIIKYFF